The Symphalangus syndactylus isolate Jambi chromosome 1, NHGRI_mSymSyn1-v2.1_pri, whole genome shotgun sequence DNA segment AACCTCCGTGGGTGCAAATGAACCTGGGTACAAGCCTCTCCTTCTCAGAGAATAACTAACCGCCCACCCCGATCTGTCTCTGCAGTACCTCCTGGCCATGGTGCTGGTCTACTTCCAGCGCGCCCACCTGAAGCTCAGCGAGTACACCCACAGCAGCCTGTTCCTGGCCCTGTGAGTGGTGGGGGCAGGCAGTGGAGGCATTTGCTGGAGGTGTCAGATGGGACAGGGCAGATGTGTGGCCTCTGCTCCCTGACCCTGTGCCTCTGTGGCTAGGTACCTTGCAAACGACATGGAGGAGGACCTGGAGGGCCCCAAATGTGAGATTTTTCCATGGGCCCTGGGAAAAGATTGGTGTTTACGAGTGGGGAAATTCCTGCACCAGAGGGATAAGCTTTGGGCACGGATGGGTTTCCGGGCTGTTGTGAGCCGCCAGTGCTGTGAGGAGGTAAGGCTGGGAGGCAACCTGGGGTGTGGGGAAGACTGGGGTTCCCACCCCATTTACTGTCCACTCTGTTCCTCCCAGGTCATGGCAAAGGAACCATTCCACTGGGCTTGGACTCGGGACCGGCGCCCCCACCATGGTGGGGTTCAGAGGGTCTGTCCACAGGTCCCTGTTCGCCTTCCCCGGGGCCCTGGCCTCTCGCCGCCCCACTGTTCCCCCTGTGGCTTGCCCCAGCACTGCAGCAGCCACCTGCTTAAGCCTGTGTCATCCAAGTGCGCTTCTCTGACCTCAGAGTGTCACCGCTCTCCCTCCCAAAATTATCTCTCAAGGGTCAAAAACGCCTGGGGTGGGGACTTTCTCATCGTCTTGCCTCCCCAGATGCAACTGGAACCAGGCACCTACTCCCTCCGCAGTGAGTGCAGGATGGGACAGGAGCTGCGGGGCTGGTGTGGgagcttgggaggcaggagtGCGGACCAACAATATGAGAGAGAGGGCCATGGGCCTGGGATCAACGTGCTGCCCCTCCTGTGTGAGCTTGGCAGGTTTCCTCTCTAAGCCTcactctttcctctccccagTCTTCCCAAAGCCTCCGGCACGCCCTGGGCACTGAAACTCTGCAGGGTGAAGAACAGCACGCCTGCTGGCCCACTGACTGACACACCATTGGCTGTGCTCCCACTCTTGCCCCTTCCTCCCAGCCTGCAGCTTGTGCCCACTCTGGTCCCGGTCCCCTCTAATAAATTCATGTCCACAGGACACCAACTGTGCTTAGGTCCTGGCCTGGTTCCTTGACccagggttggggtggggagggggtatcTACCAGGGTTACAACATGTGAGCACAGGCTCTGTAACAGCTTGGCCCCTTCCTATTGGTGGCCAGTTATtctgagcctccgtttcctcTCTGTGCTATCCATGCCTATGGATGATGAGATCTACACAGTCTAgatgggattaaatgagatgaggtATCTGCAGCCCTTAGAAGAGGGCCAGGGAGCcgaacgtggtggctcacacctgtaatcccagcactttgggaggctgagccgggtggatcatttgaggtcaggagttcaaaaacagcctggccaacatggtgaaacccctttgctactaaaaatacagaaattagccaggcatgatggcaggtgcctataatcccagctactcgggacgccaaggtgggagaattgcttgaactgcgGAGGCAGAAGTTATAgcgagttgagatcatgccactgcactccagcctggacgacagagtgagactctgtctcaaaaaaaaaaaaaaaaaaaaaaaaggccaggaacaTATTGGGAAACAAAACTTGAATGGAAAACAGTTCTTTATTTAGTCTAGAAATGCCTTCAGGGCCAGGTTTCCTTAGGAATAAGACTTGATCCCTTCCTTGAGCTGCAGTCAAATATAATATTGTAATTATAATAAACAACCCCCTCTCACCCAAGAGACATGAGGACTCAaaagggttaattttttttttttttttttgagacggagtctcgctctgtcgcccaggctggagtgcagtggtgcaatctcggctcactgcaagctccgcctcccgggttcacgccattctcctgcctcagcctctccgagtagctggaaccacaggcgcccgccaccacgcccggctaatttttttgtatttttagtagagacggggtttcaccgtggtctcgatctcctgacctcgtgatccgctcgcctcggcctcccaaagtgctgggattacaagcatgagccaccgtgcccggcctcaaaagggttaatttctttttttctttcctttttttttttttttttcacatcactCCTTTTATTATACTGATCTGGAAAAAGGATTTATTACAGTTATGCTCAGATGAACATTGGACCCATGTGGCAGGGCCAAGCAAGTAGAACACGATTCAGAAATCAGTGAAAGACACACTTGGACAGGACCAAGAGGCATTTCACTGCCAAGAAACAAGGCAGGAAGGGATTCTAATACACACACCAGGAAGCACTCCCGCCCCTCAGAGGTCAAGGAGCTGATCTTGCTATATTGGTATGAGGAATGGCTTATTTTCTGATGACCACATGTGGGACTATTTCAACCGCCACAAGAAACCCCAGAAGGGttattgttttgtattatttatatatactatactttttaaattaaatgtaacaCATAACTAAATTCAGGATTGATCCCAACCTTCTAGAGCCAGCTCCTCTGGGGTCAGGGAGGAAACAGTTGTCACATCACCATGCAGGTTACATTCATCTTCCACTGGAATGACTAGAGCCCCCAGGCAGTGGCCTGACTGCAGAAGAGCAGAGGACTGGCTCTTGGGGACAGACACACTCTGTTGCTTCTCCTTATTGGTCATGGCTTAGCATGGTTCCTCCCCACAAGTCCTTAGTAAACAAAGCAACTCGCAAAAACCCAAGTCACTACTTTTAAACTCTGTTGGATAAGGGGAGCTTTTCCACAGCTTGGACTGAGAATCTGTGCTCTAGAAGTGCTATTCTGACTAGATTGTATGAAGGGAGTGGGTGCAGGAGACAAAATGAAAATGGGAGTCACTGGTCCCCATCTGCAGCTACAACTCAAGATGTCTACAGATGTGGTCAGTGTGACATGTGCAgatgggaggggcagagggacaaGACACGCAGGGAGGGTGCTCCTGGGGACAGTATCCTCCCTGCTGGCCTTCACTTCTTGGCCTTGCCCTGGGCAGCCACAGCTTCTATGGCTTTGCGCACCATCTCTTCATCCCCCAAAAACTGCATGGGCTTGATAGGCTTCAAGTTCTTGTCCAATTCATAGACAATACCAGTTGGCAGGTTCAGCTCCATGATAGCCTCTTCAGAGAGACCCTCCAGATGATTGACAATGCCCCGGAGGCTGTTGCTATGGGCCGCAATCAGTACACATTTCCCCTCCTTGATCTGGGGAACTATTTCTTCATTCCAGAAGGGCAGAGCTCTGGCAAGAGTGTCCTTCAGACTCTCACAGGAGGGTAGCTGATCTTCTGTGAGGTCTGCATACCTGCGATCCTTACTGATGTTGCTGTAGAAAGGATGGTCGGACTCCATCGGAGGTGGTGGGACATCATAGGAGCGCCTCCAGATCTTCACCTGGGCCTCACCATGCTTtgcagcaacctccgcctccctggttcaagcgattctcctgcctcagcctcctgagtagctgggattacagatgcgcatcaccacatccggctaatttttttgtgtgtttttagtagagacggggtttcatcatgttggtcaggctgatctcaacctcctgaccttgtgatctgcctgccttggcctcccaaagtgctgggattacaggcgtgagccaccacgcctggccgtgaGGTGCCAGATTTTTATCTTTGCCAAACTGCTAAGTGGGAAACAGTCACTTGGTgaaattttaattcatatttgcTTTTCAGTGAGCTCAACATCTTGTCACATGTTTAAGAGctatttgtcttcttttatttgtgaacttttttttttttgagacagggtcttgctttgtcatccaagctggaatacagtggcgtgatcacagctcactgcagcctcaacctctgggatagctgagactacaggccaccatgcccagctaactttttgtatttttggtacagacaaggtctcaccatattgtccaggctgatctcgaactcctgggcttaagcgatccacccactttggcctctcaaagtgctgggatttacttttattttattcttagagacagcgtcttgctgtgttgcccaggctggagggaagtggcacaatcatagctcactgcagcctccaactcctgggctcaagccaccctcccatctcagcctctggagtagctgggatgacaggcatgcaccaccacgcctggctaattttctaatttttttatagatggggtctcattatgttgcccaggctagtctcaaactcctagcctcaatcaatcctcctgtctaggcctcccaaagtgttaggattataggaatgagcgaACACACCCAGACCATGactttttgtatatgtatatggagAAAAATACTCCTTTAAGATGttaattgtaaatgttttcttcAGTCCATCATTTTGACATAACTGTATGGATTTTTAATGTAGTAAAAAGTGCAATTTTATGAGTTTTGGGTTTTGAGTCATAgttaaaaagactgtttccacaCTGAGATGATACAAAAAGTTTCTCCTTTAGCTCCtggctgtatttattttattttttttgagatggagttttgctcttgttgcccaggctagagtgcaatggtgcgatctccgccCACTGCACCCcccgcctccatctcccaggttcaagcaattctcgtgcctcagtctcccaagtagctgggattgctggcgtgtgccaccatgcccagctgatttttgtatttttaatagagacagggtttcacgatgttggccaggctggtcttgaacacctgacctcaagtgatccacccacctcagcctcccaaagtgccaggattacaggcatgagccaccgtgcccagccagcttctggctatagttttgttttcatttttgtacgTTTAAATATTGAgggttaacatttattttttatttattattatcattatttttttgagatggagtctcgctctgttgcccaggctggagtgcagtggtgccatcttggctcactgcaagctccgcctcctgggttcatgccattctcctgcctcagcctcccaagtagctgggactacaggcgcccgccaccacgcccggctaattttttttgtatttttagtagagatggggtttcaccgtgttagccagggtggtctctatctcctgacctcgtgatccgcccgccttggcctcccaaagtgctgagattacaagcatgagccaccgtgcctggcctattttttattgttttttttagagatggagtcttgctttgttgcccaggctagagtgcagtggtgcaatcatagctcactgaggccttgaacccctaggctcaagagagcctcccacctcaggctcccaaaatgctgggattataggtggtgTGAGGTACTACACCAGAccttgagttttaattttttttttaatttttatttatttatttttttgagacagagtctcactcttttgctcaggctggagtgaagtggtgcaatcttggctcactgcaacctccgccccccgagttcaaacaattcttctgcctcagccttccgagtagttgggattacaaacgCCTGCCactcaccatgcccggctatttttttttttttgtatttttagtggagacggggtttcaccatattggccaggctggtcatgaactcctgacctcaggtgatccatctaccttggcctcccaaagtgctaggattacaggtgtgagccaccacacccagcctttttaaatgtttttttcattaGGAACAACATATTCCAAACCTATAAATCTAGTTCATCTGTAATTTTTTCTAAGATACAAATTATGAATCCAACTTACTTTTTTTCCAGATTGCTCCCTTTTCTTCTTAATGTCTTTTATTAACTCATCTTTTCTCAACAGATTAGAAATGGCACTTTTATCATCTACTACATTCCTGCCTGTATTTGAATCTGTTTCTAAATTTCTGTCTTCCATTGATCTCTATGTGTCAGTAACCCTCTTTAATTATTACCTCTTAATCATAGATTTGTTGTGTTTTAATATCTGGTAGGATTAGTCTATACTCATTGTGTCTTTTGTTTTCAGAAGTTTCCTACTTGTTTAATTTGCTATATGACCTTTAAATCAGCTTTTCTAGTCCCTCCTTATCTCTCACCAGAAAACTCTTATTTTTCATTGTGATACACTTAAGAGATTAATttaaggagaattgacatctATATGAAACATCTTCATATGCAGACCAAGGTGTCAGCCCCCTTGCCTCTGCTTTTTGGTGGCCAGTGACCCCCAAATTTGTACCTCTATTTGGAGCACAAGGTCTGTTCCTCACCCCTAGGAATCTCCTCTTGGATAGGGGGATCCCAAAGATACCCCATACCCTGATCCCATACTGTCCCCCCAGCTTAGTGCATTCCCCCTTCTCTTTAATCTACTCAGGTGCTCAAGCCAGATCCAGGGTCTGAAGTTGTCTTTGGTCTCTCCTGGTGTCCAAGAGCCGTATCTAACCAGTGActaagttctattttttttttttttttttgagacagagttttgttcttgtcgcctaggctggagtgccatggtgtgatcttggctcactgcaacctccacctcctgggttcaagtgattctcctacctcagcctccctagtagtggggactacaggagcccaccaccgcacccagctaatttttgtattttttagtagagatggggtttcgccatgttggccaggctcgtctctcgaactcctgaccttatgtgatccgcccacctcagcctcctaaagtgctgggattacaggggtgagccactgcgctcagcctgtGGTATATTTGTAATCactgatgaaccaatattgacaCAATATTATTAATtcaagtccatagtttacattaaggttcactcttAGTGTTGTACATTCTGCACATTTGGATAAATGCATGTCATGCATCCGTCATTACagaatcatacagaatagtttcgcTGCACTAAAAATGCCCTGTGCGCCATCCCTCTCCTAGCCCTCTGAATCCCTAGCAACTGCTGATCTTTTTACTATtgctagttttgccttttctagaatgtcatatagagttattggaatcatacagtatgtggctttttatttttatttttttattttatttttttgtttgttttttttttttgagacggagtcttgctctgtcacccaggctggagtgcagtggcgcgatctcggctcactgcaagctccgcctcccgggttcatgccattctcctgcctcagcctctccgagtagctgggactacaggcgcccgccaccatggccggctaatttttttgtatttttagtagagatggggtttcaccatgttagccaggatggtcttgatctcctgacctcgtgatcctcccgcctcggcctcccaaagtgctgggattacaagcgtgagccaccgcgcccagccaatatgtGGCTTTTTAATACCAGCCTCTTTTACTTAGCAATGTGCATTTAAGGTTATGCTATGTCTTTTTGTAGCTTGATGGCTGATTTCTTTGTATcgctaaattttaaagaaattgccaaactgtcttccaaagtggtggtGATCATTTTACCCTCTCTTAGTGTTTGAGAGCTCCAGTTCTTCTATATCCTTGACAACATGTCAACACTCGGTATGGTCAAtcttaaattttagccattctagtaggtgtTCTTTTAGAAGCAGTCCTTCtagtggctttaatttgcatttccctaagagTAATGCACTTAGTGttttttcatgtgcctatttGCCATCCAGAGATCTTTTTggatgaagtgtctgttcaaatgttTTGTCCGTTTTttgacaggcgcggtggctcaccctgtaatcccagcacctcgggaggcagaggcgggcagatcacttgaggtcgggagtttgagaccagcttggctaacatggtgaaaccctgtctgtactaaaaatacaaaaattagcttggtatggtggcaggcgcctgtaatcccagctactggggaggctgaggcaggagaattgcttgaacccgggaggcggaggttgcagtgagccaagatcacgccactgcactccaacctgggtgatgcagcaggactccatctcaaaaacaaaaacaaacaccagaaaacaaacaaatgttttgtccatttttattggatttttattcaattgtaaaagttctttatacAAGTCCTATATCAGATAGAATTTTTACAAATATTCGTCCTAGTCtatggcttatcttttcatttttaatagtttcatgCATTTTGAGGAACAAAAGGgtttattttgatgaagttcaatttattgaTTTCCTCTATCATTTACACTTtttgtgtcatatttaagaaatctggccaggtgccaaagctcatacctgtaatcccagcactttgggaggctcaggcaggaggactccttgagcccaggagttcatgaccagcctgaataacacagcaggaccccatttcta contains these protein-coding regions:
- the SPDYC gene encoding speedy protein C isoform X6, whose protein sequence is MRVGLGQELEMFAVAPSTCSKSRSPCPISISYEMSDSQDPTTSPVVTTQVELGGCSRQGGGNGLLRFHQHQEVQAFLSLLEDSFVQEFLSKDPCFQISDKYLLAMVLVYFQRAHLKLSEYTHSSLFLALYLANDMEEDLEGPKCEIFPWALGKDWCLRVGKFLHQRDKLWARMGFRAVVSRQCCEEVMAKEPFHWAWTRDRRPHHGGVQRMQLEPGTYSLRSECRMGQELRGWCGSLGGRSADQQYEREGHGPGINVLPLLCELGRFPL
- the SPDYC gene encoding speedy protein C isoform X1; its protein translation is MRVGLGQELEMFAVAPSTCSKSRSPCPISISYEMSDSQDPTTSPVVTTQVELGGCSRQGGGNGLLRFHQHQEVQAFLSLLEDSFVQEFLSKDPCFQISDKYLLAMVLVYFQRAHLKLSEYTHSSLFLALYLANDMEEDLEGPKCEIFPWALGKDWCLRVGKFLHQRDKLWARMGFRAVVSRQCCEEVMAKEPFHWAWTRDRRPHHGGVQRVCPQVPVRLPRGPGLSPPHCSPCGLPQHCSSHLLKPVSSKCASLTSECHRSPSQNYLSRVKNAWGGDFLIVLPPQMQLEPGTYSLRSECRMGQELRGWCGSLGGRSADQQYEREGHGPGINVLPLLCELGRFPL
- the SPDYC gene encoding speedy protein C isoform X3; protein product: MSDSQDPTTSPVVTTQVELGGCSRQGGGNGLLRFHQHQEVQAFLSLLEDSFVQEFLSKDPCFQISDKYLLAMVLVYFQRAHLKLSEYTHSSLFLALYLANDMEEDLEGPKCEIFPWALGKDWCLRVGKFLHQRDKLWARMGFRAVVSRQCCEEVMAKEPFHWAWTRDRRPHHGGVQRVCPQVPVRLPRGPGLSPPHCSPCGLPQHCSSHLLKPVSSKCASLTSECHRSPSQNYLSRVKNAWGGDFLIVLPPQMQLEPGTYSLRSECRMGQELRGWCGSLGGRSADQQYEREGHGPGINVLPLLCELGRFPL
- the SPDYC gene encoding speedy protein C isoform X5, which gives rise to MLWAISELWSPCPISISYEMSDSQDPTTSPVVTTQVELGGCSRQGGGNGLLRFHQHQEVQAFLSLLEDSFVQEFLSKDPCFQISDKYLLAMVLVYFQRAHLKLSEYTHSSLFLALYLANDMEEDLEGPKCEIFPWALGKDWCLRVGKFLHQRDKLWARMGFRAVVSRQCCEEVMAKEPFHWAWTRDRRPHHGGVQRVCPQVPVRLPRGPGLSPPHCSPCGLPQHCSSHLLKPVSSKCASLTSECHRSPSQNYLSRVKNAWGGDFLIVLPPQMQLEPGTYSLRIFPKPPARPGH
- the SPDYC gene encoding speedy protein C isoform X2 — its product is MLWAISELWSPCPISISYEMSDSQDPTTSPVVTTQVELGGCSRQGGGNGLLRFHQHQEVQAFLSLLEDSFVQEFLSKDPCFQISDKYLLAMVLVYFQRAHLKLSEYTHSSLFLALYLANDMEEDLEGPKCEIFPWALGKDWCLRVGKFLHQRDKLWARMGFRAVVSRQCCEEVMAKEPFHWAWTRDRRPHHGGVQRVCPQVPVRLPRGPGLSPPHCSPCGLPQHCSSHLLKPVSSKCASLTSECHRSPSQNYLSRVKNAWGGDFLIVLPPQMQLEPGTYSLRSECRMGQELRGWCGSLGGRSADQQYEREGHGPGINVLPLLCELGRFPL
- the SPDYC gene encoding speedy protein C isoform X4, whose translation is MRVGLGQELEMFAVAPSTCSKSRSPCPISISYEMSDSQDPTTSPVVTTQVELGGCSRQGGGNGLLRFHQHQEVQAFLSLLEDSFVQEFLSKDPCFQISDKYLLAMVLVYFQRAHLKLSEYTHSSLFLALYLANDMEEDLEGPKCEIFPWALGKDWCLRVGKFLHQRDKLWARMGFRAVVSRQCCEEVMAKEPFHWAWTRDRRPHHGGVQRVCPQVPVRLPRGPGLSPPHCSPCGLPQHCSSHLLKPVSSKCASLTSECHRSPSQNYLSRVKNAWGGDFLIVLPPQMQLEPGTYSLRIFPKPPARPGH
- the LOC129490429 gene encoding phosphoglycerate mutase 1-like, which translates into the protein MESDHPFYSNISKDRRYADLTEDQLPSCESLKDTLARALPFWNEEIVPQIKEGKCVLIAAHSNSLRGIVNHLEGLSEEAIMELNLPTGIVYELDKNLKPIKPMQFLGDEEMVRKAIEAVAAQGKAKK